The following are encoded together in the Planctobacterium marinum genome:
- the mutL gene encoding DNA mismatch repair endonuclease MutL — protein sequence MPIKVLPARLANQIAAGEVVERPASVLKELLENSIDSGATQILIDVEKGGHKKIKVTDNGSGVVKDELVLALSRHATSKVSELDDLEHIATLGFRGEALASISSVSRLTLTSRPEGQTEAWQARCEGRDMQVIVEPAAHPQGTSVEVLDLFFNTPARRKFLRTEKTEFNHIEELFVRIALSRFDIALKLKHNGKLIKSLPAISSPEEHIKRIQQICGGNLCQDLLQLSSQYQHFALQGWVSKPGAFRSINDTQYVFVNNRMMRDKLILHAIRQAYEGLLPPDKYPFFVLYITLPHDEVDVNVHPAKHEVRFHQARLVHDFIYSGVCDALNAQFESDQDSDNVSPKSSEPRHNYQQENDYIKPLQPLQPSSSGYASGYARSTSGDSSAVRRDISEAASHYTQLVSSHYDIEKSTPELNEKHVIQNDSILPIPGKGFLIKRATEFYYLPQQQLVARHLATRYLTDTPASQPLLLPVSAKPSKLMDITVFCDNAAKLGMDVHSFSNKLILKQVPIGARKQRWQEIFVALLDGEDVSAEAIINTMARFWEPEPGALSTTLSEMLQVSEDKQALLACGAKQVPLQSWLGQLDE from the coding sequence TTGCCCATTAAAGTATTGCCCGCCAGATTGGCCAATCAGATCGCCGCCGGCGAAGTGGTTGAACGTCCCGCCTCCGTTTTAAAAGAGTTACTGGAAAACAGTATTGACTCCGGGGCAACACAAATCCTGATTGACGTGGAAAAAGGTGGCCATAAGAAAATAAAGGTGACCGATAACGGCTCTGGTGTGGTCAAAGATGAACTGGTATTAGCGCTAAGTCGCCATGCCACCAGTAAGGTTTCAGAACTAGATGACCTGGAACATATTGCTACATTGGGGTTTCGCGGTGAAGCCTTAGCCAGTATAAGCTCAGTATCCAGATTAACGCTTACCTCAAGACCTGAAGGGCAAACAGAAGCTTGGCAGGCTCGCTGTGAGGGGCGTGATATGCAGGTGATTGTAGAACCTGCGGCCCATCCCCAAGGCACCAGTGTTGAAGTGCTGGACTTATTTTTTAATACGCCAGCCAGACGCAAATTTTTGCGCACCGAAAAAACGGAATTTAATCATATTGAAGAACTCTTTGTGCGCATTGCATTGAGTCGCTTTGATATTGCACTAAAACTCAAGCACAACGGCAAGCTGATTAAGTCCTTGCCTGCCATTAGCAGCCCCGAAGAGCACATCAAACGCATTCAGCAAATTTGTGGCGGCAACCTCTGTCAGGATTTATTGCAATTGAGCAGTCAATATCAACATTTTGCATTGCAGGGCTGGGTTTCTAAACCAGGGGCATTTCGCTCCATAAATGACACGCAATACGTATTTGTTAACAACCGCATGATGCGAGATAAACTGATTTTGCATGCGATCCGACAGGCCTACGAAGGATTGTTGCCCCCAGATAAATACCCCTTCTTTGTGCTTTACATCACTTTGCCGCACGATGAAGTGGATGTGAATGTACATCCAGCCAAGCATGAAGTGCGATTTCACCAGGCTCGCCTGGTACACGACTTCATATACTCCGGTGTCTGTGATGCTTTGAATGCACAGTTCGAGAGTGATCAAGATAGTGACAATGTTTCACCTAAATCCTCTGAACCTCGGCACAATTACCAGCAGGAAAATGACTACATTAAACCCTTGCAGCCGCTGCAACCATCGAGTTCAGGGTATGCTAGCGGATATGCGAGATCAACGAGCGGTGATAGCTCAGCAGTGCGGCGAGATATTTCCGAAGCGGCGAGTCACTATACGCAGCTGGTTAGCAGCCATTACGACATCGAGAAGTCGACCCCGGAGTTAAATGAAAAACACGTCATTCAAAACGATTCGATTTTGCCCATACCGGGCAAAGGGTTTTTAATTAAACGAGCCACTGAGTTTTATTACTTACCACAGCAGCAGCTGGTGGCGAGACATTTGGCTACGCGTTACTTAACTGATACCCCTGCTTCACAGCCGCTGCTATTACCGGTATCAGCAAAACCCTCAAAGCTCATGGATATCACTGTATTTTGCGACAACGCTGCAAAATTGGGGATGGACGTACATTCTTTTTCAAATAAACTGATTTTAAAACAAGTGCCGATAGGTGCTCGTAAACAGCGATGGCAGGAGATCTTCGTCGCTTTGCTAGACGGCGAAGATGTTTCAGCAGAGGCGATCATCAATACCATGGCAAGGTTTTGGGAGCCAGAACCGGGTGCGCTGAGCACAACACTGTCAGAGATGCTCCAAGTGAGTGAAGATAAGCAAGCTTTATTGGCGTGTGGAGCAAAACAGGTGCCTCTGCAATCATGGTTAGGGCAATTAGATGAATAG
- the miaA gene encoding tRNA (adenosine(37)-N6)-dimethylallyltransferase MiaA codes for MNSEISALPKAIFLMGPTASGKTDLAISLVQSGLCEIISVDSALIYRDMDIGTAKPSVAEQLAAPHRLIDILDPAESYSVAQFRKDALREMQEITDKGKVPLLVGGTMMYYKALIDGISQLPESDEGVRKQISEEVELNGWQALHDELRSIDPVSAERIHPNDPQRLMRAIEVYRLSGKSMTELTASKSSSIPYNILQLAIAPDDRSVLHQRIEKRFDIMLDMGFQQEVQKLVQRGDLHLDMPSMRCVGYRQMWLYLVGKYDFDEMRYRGIVATRQLAKRQLTWLRGWPGLHWLDTFSSDNVKRVKDLFLKL; via the coding sequence ATGAATAGTGAGATATCGGCATTACCCAAGGCCATTTTTCTGATGGGGCCAACGGCGTCTGGTAAAACAGATCTCGCTATTAGCCTGGTGCAGAGCGGACTCTGTGAGATTATCAGCGTGGATTCTGCGCTTATTTATCGGGATATGGATATCGGTACAGCCAAGCCTTCTGTAGCGGAGCAGCTAGCTGCTCCGCATCGCCTGATAGATATTCTGGACCCCGCAGAGTCATATTCGGTGGCCCAATTCAGAAAAGATGCTTTGCGAGAAATGCAGGAGATCACTGACAAGGGCAAGGTACCCTTGCTGGTGGGGGGCACAATGATGTATTACAAGGCATTGATCGACGGCATTTCGCAACTACCGGAATCCGATGAGGGGGTGCGCAAGCAGATCAGCGAAGAAGTGGAACTCAATGGATGGCAGGCTCTGCATGACGAATTACGCAGCATAGATCCGGTTTCAGCGGAGCGAATTCACCCCAATGACCCGCAACGACTGATGCGGGCTATTGAAGTTTACCGCTTGTCCGGCAAAAGTATGACAGAATTGACGGCGAGCAAGTCCTCATCTATACCCTATAATATATTGCAGCTAGCGATTGCCCCAGATGATCGAAGTGTTCTACATCAACGTATAGAGAAACGCTTTGATATTATGCTGGATATGGGGTTCCAACAGGAAGTGCAAAAGTTAGTGCAAAGAGGTGACTTGCATCTCGACATGCCATCGATGCGCTGTGTTGGCTATCGTCAAATGTGGTTATATCTAGTAGGAAAGTATGATTTTGACGAAATGCGATACCGTGGTATTGTCGCTACGAGGCAGTTGGCTAAGCGCCAGCTCACTTGGCTGCGAGGTTGGCCGGGGTTGCATTGGCTGGATACGTTTTCCAGTGACAATGTAAAGCGGGTTAAAGATTTATTCTTAAAGTTGTAA
- the hfq gene encoding RNA chaperone Hfq: MAKGQSLQDPFLNALRRERVPVSIYLVNGIKLQGQIESFDQFVILLKNTVSQMVYKHAISTVVPARAIPMVANDHGDGDNIQSE; this comes from the coding sequence ATGGCTAAGGGACAATCATTACAAGACCCGTTTTTAAACGCTTTGCGTAGAGAACGTGTTCCCGTGTCGATATATCTTGTAAATGGCATAAAGCTGCAAGGGCAAATCGAATCCTTCGATCAATTCGTTATTTTGTTAAAAAATACGGTAAGCCAGATGGTTTACAAGCATGCAATTTCCACAGTTGTACCTGCCCGAGCAATTCCAATGGTTGCCAACGACCATGGGGATGGAGATAATATTCAGTCTGAATAA
- the hflX gene encoding ribosome rescue GTPase HflX, with product MFDRYEAGEQAVLVHIYFSDEQSKEDLQELQMLVSSAGVNAVDIVTGSRQNPAPKYFVGSGKAEEIANAVRANNADVVIFNHSLSPSQERNLEQLCKCRVLDRTSLILDIFAQRARAHEGKLQVELAQLKHISTRLVRGWTHLERQKGGIGLRGPGETQLETDRRLLRERIKSILKRLQKVQKQREQGRRSRDRAELPTISLVGYTNAGKSTLFNTITASEVYAADQLFATLDPTLRKIQLQDVGAAILADTVGFIRHLPHDLVAAFKATLQETQSADLLLHVVDYSDERFRENTDQVNAVLNEIEASDVPQLLICNKIDRLEGMQPRIDRDDEGRPIRVWLSAQQGVGIDLLLNALTECLSEKMVHHRLRVPPALARIKGALYSLNCIAHEAYSDNGDWLVDIRMPAKDWHRLVKHFDADLNSIIED from the coding sequence TTGTTTGACCGTTACGAAGCTGGCGAACAGGCTGTATTAGTACATATCTATTTCTCCGATGAACAGAGCAAAGAAGATCTGCAAGAATTGCAGATGCTGGTTTCATCGGCAGGTGTCAATGCAGTTGATATAGTTACCGGGTCGCGTCAGAACCCGGCTCCCAAATATTTTGTTGGCAGTGGTAAGGCGGAAGAAATAGCCAACGCCGTGCGCGCCAACAATGCCGATGTGGTGATCTTTAACCACAGTTTATCCCCGTCGCAAGAGCGCAACCTGGAACAACTCTGCAAGTGTCGGGTATTGGATCGCACCAGCTTGATCCTGGATATATTCGCCCAGCGCGCCAGAGCTCATGAAGGTAAGCTTCAGGTAGAACTGGCCCAGTTAAAGCACATCTCAACTCGTTTGGTAAGAGGTTGGACCCACCTTGAACGCCAAAAAGGCGGGATTGGCTTGCGTGGTCCGGGTGAAACCCAGCTGGAAACCGACAGGCGTTTATTGCGGGAACGCATCAAGAGCATTTTAAAGCGATTGCAAAAAGTGCAGAAGCAGCGAGAGCAAGGTCGTCGCTCCAGAGATCGGGCCGAATTGCCTACGATTTCCTTGGTGGGTTATACCAATGCTGGAAAGTCCACCCTGTTTAATACCATTACCGCTTCAGAGGTATACGCCGCCGATCAATTATTCGCCACTCTGGATCCCACACTTCGAAAAATTCAGTTACAAGATGTAGGTGCGGCGATTCTCGCAGATACGGTAGGCTTTATCAGACACTTACCGCACGATTTAGTGGCGGCCTTTAAAGCCACACTACAAGAAACTCAATCGGCAGACTTACTGTTACACGTCGTCGATTATTCCGATGAGCGTTTCAGAGAAAATACCGATCAAGTTAATGCGGTTTTGAACGAAATTGAGGCCAGCGACGTACCACAACTATTGATATGCAACAAAATAGATCGTCTGGAGGGGATGCAGCCAAGAATTGATCGCGACGACGAAGGGCGCCCGATTCGAGTTTGGTTGTCAGCTCAGCAAGGAGTAGGGATTGATTTATTACTAAATGCCCTCACAGAGTGTTTATCGGAAAAGATGGTGCATCATCGGTTGCGGGTACCACCTGCATTGGCACGCATCAAAGGCGCTTTGTATTCGTTGAACTGTATCGCGCACGAAGCGTATTCAGATAACGGTGACTGGCTGGTAGACATACGAATGCCTGCCAAAGATTGGCATCGTCTGGTAAAGCACTTTGATGCAGATCTAAACAGCATCATCGAAGATTGA
- the hflK gene encoding FtsH protease activity modulator HflK, with translation MAWNEPGGNDKDPWKNRNNNDQGPPDLDDIFKNIFKKFGGSKGGSGKGPSFGKGLSGLGAGVIIGVLVAIWVVSGFYTVKEAERGVVLRFGQFHSFVEPGLQWRPTFVDRVYPVDVQTIRTLPASGFILTEDENVVSVEMEVQYRVVEPYEYTFAVTQPDESLRQALDAALRYVVGHSAMDDVLTSGREVVRQQVREELEGVIEPYKMGIAITDLNFKDARPPEEVKAAFDDAIAAQEDEIRFIREAEAYAREIEPRARGQVSRMEEEAQAYKERVILESRGEVARFEELLPQYTAAPEVTRQRLYLETMEQVYSNTSKIVVDTQGGGNMMYLPLDKILERQQSSANEPASRNTIEGLRNNATNPSNSNNTPAANARDNRFRSGRGN, from the coding sequence ATGGCCTGGAATGAGCCGGGTGGGAACGATAAAGATCCCTGGAAAAATCGTAATAACAACGATCAGGGCCCACCAGATTTAGATGATATCTTTAAAAATATCTTTAAAAAGTTCGGCGGTTCTAAAGGTGGCTCTGGTAAAGGGCCTTCCTTTGGGAAAGGACTGAGCGGTTTAGGTGCCGGTGTAATTATCGGCGTGCTGGTGGCCATTTGGGTAGTCAGCGGATTCTATACCGTCAAAGAAGCCGAGCGCGGTGTGGTATTGCGTTTTGGCCAGTTTCACTCCTTTGTTGAACCTGGTCTGCAATGGCGTCCAACGTTCGTTGACCGGGTTTATCCGGTGGATGTGCAAACCATTCGAACTTTACCTGCGTCTGGTTTCATTCTGACCGAAGATGAAAACGTAGTAAGTGTTGAAATGGAAGTGCAGTACCGCGTAGTAGAGCCTTACGAATACACCTTCGCCGTGACGCAACCTGATGAAAGTCTTCGTCAGGCATTGGATGCTGCGCTGCGTTATGTCGTTGGACATTCTGCAATGGATGATGTGCTAACCAGTGGTAGGGAAGTGGTGCGCCAACAAGTTCGAGAGGAACTGGAAGGCGTTATCGAACCCTACAAAATGGGTATCGCCATCACCGACCTCAACTTTAAAGACGCTCGTCCACCTGAAGAGGTTAAGGCTGCATTCGATGATGCCATTGCCGCTCAGGAAGATGAAATTCGTTTTATCCGTGAAGCTGAAGCCTACGCCAGAGAAATCGAGCCACGAGCTCGTGGTCAGGTAAGCCGTATGGAAGAAGAAGCGCAAGCCTATAAAGAACGTGTGATTCTGGAATCACGAGGTGAAGTGGCTCGCTTTGAAGAGCTGTTACCACAGTACACTGCAGCTCCCGAGGTTACCAGACAGCGTCTGTATCTTGAAACGATGGAACAGGTGTATAGCAACACCAGTAAAATTGTGGTGGATACTCAAGGCGGTGGCAACATGATGTATTTGCCACTGGATAAAATACTGGAAAGACAACAGAGCTCCGCGAATGAACCGGCTAGTCGCAATACCATTGAAGGGTTGAGAAACAACGCCACAAATCCGAGCAACAGTAACAATACGCCTGCGGCTAACGCTCGTGATAACAGATTTCGCTCTGGGAGAGGAAACTAA
- the hflC gene encoding protease modulator HflC, protein MKNLILILAAVVALLGYNSLFVVEEGTRGIVIQFGKVQRDDNQETKVFEPGLHLKVPFFDRVKILDARVQTLDDAPDRFVTSEKKDLIVDSYVKWRISDFAQYYLATRGGVKAQAEALLKQKVNNGLRSEFGTRTISEIVSGERSELMDEALEQSSQTSDDLGIEIVDVRVKQINLPLEVSNSIFDRMRAERTAVAKEHRSEGQEQAEIIRADIDRRVTVMLADAERNARQLRGEGDATAAKIYADTYNKNPEFYAFLRSMDAYKASFSSKQDVLVVEPNNDFFKYMKNQN, encoded by the coding sequence ATGAAGAATCTTATATTAATTCTCGCTGCTGTGGTTGCTCTATTAGGCTACAACTCATTGTTTGTAGTAGAAGAGGGCACGCGCGGTATCGTTATTCAGTTTGGTAAAGTACAGCGTGATGACAATCAAGAAACTAAGGTGTTTGAGCCTGGTTTACACCTCAAAGTCCCTTTCTTTGATCGGGTTAAGATCCTTGATGCACGTGTGCAAACCCTGGATGACGCACCTGATCGCTTCGTAACATCAGAGAAAAAAGACCTTATCGTCGATTCTTATGTGAAGTGGCGTATCAGTGATTTTGCGCAATATTACCTGGCCACACGCGGTGGGGTAAAAGCCCAAGCTGAGGCCCTGCTAAAGCAGAAAGTCAACAATGGCTTGCGCTCTGAATTTGGTACCCGCACCATCTCTGAGATTGTCTCTGGTGAGCGTTCAGAGTTGATGGACGAAGCACTAGAACAGTCTTCTCAAACATCTGATGATTTGGGTATTGAAATTGTTGACGTGCGCGTTAAGCAAATCAACCTACCACTGGAAGTCAGTAACTCTATTTTTGACCGTATGCGTGCAGAACGTACTGCAGTGGCCAAAGAGCACCGCTCTGAAGGTCAAGAGCAGGCGGAAATCATTCGTGCAGACATCGATCGTCGAGTGACTGTTATGTTGGCTGATGCAGAGCGTAATGCCCGTCAACTGCGAGGTGAAGGTGATGCAACTGCGGCCAAAATATACGCGGATACATACAACAAGAACCCTGAGTTTTATGCATTCTTACGCAGTATGGATGCTTATAAAGCCAGCTTTAGCAGTAAGCAAGACGTTTTGGTGGTTGAGCCTAACAATGACTTCTTCAAATACATGAAGAATCAGAACTAA
- a CDS encoding aminotransferase class V-fold PLP-dependent enzyme: MLKHHYQHFLSNNKNVQHYACHSHHYWPDVTRQAMLDYWDDSARLVDDKWGYFFEEKVPALQTHIASILGTGQPEQVVFAPNTHELLFRVISGLDLSAELTIVTTDSEFHSFNRQINRLDELKNIHVIKVPVQPLHSFESRFADAVQYNDPHLVFCSQVFFNSGFAVQSIDKIIASVENPDTVIMIDGYHAFCAMPVDISAHRNRIFYLAGGYKYAQGGEGVCFMHVPKGFLSRPLYTGWYAEFGELQKFKSRKVDYATNGFHFAGSTMDYSGIYRQLAVFNLWQTENISIAAIHAHVQTLQQAFLSHLESLQQTVLTKANLLLIAPEQHGHFLTFEFEKNEQAASLHQFLKSHHIETDYRGTRLRFGFAPYHEVADINLSCLENYHD; encoded by the coding sequence ATGTTAAAGCACCACTATCAACACTTCTTAAGCAACAATAAGAATGTGCAGCATTACGCTTGCCACAGCCATCACTACTGGCCGGATGTCACCCGCCAGGCGATGTTGGATTATTGGGATGATTCAGCGCGTTTAGTGGATGACAAATGGGGCTATTTCTTTGAAGAAAAAGTACCGGCTTTGCAGACACATATTGCTAGTATTCTGGGCACCGGACAACCGGAACAGGTGGTGTTTGCGCCCAATACTCACGAATTGCTATTCAGGGTAATTTCCGGTCTGGATTTAAGTGCCGAGCTTACTATTGTGACAACCGATAGCGAGTTTCACAGCTTTAATCGCCAGATAAATCGTCTTGATGAGTTGAAAAATATTCATGTTATTAAAGTTCCGGTGCAACCGCTTCATAGTTTTGAATCTCGTTTTGCAGACGCGGTGCAATACAACGATCCCCATTTAGTGTTTTGCAGTCAGGTATTTTTTAATTCCGGTTTTGCCGTACAAAGCATCGATAAGATTATTGCCTCAGTAGAGAACCCCGACACGGTGATTATGATTGACGGCTATCATGCCTTTTGTGCCATGCCCGTTGATATTTCGGCTCATCGCAATCGCATATTCTACCTCGCAGGTGGCTACAAGTATGCCCAAGGTGGTGAAGGTGTTTGTTTCATGCATGTACCCAAAGGTTTTTTGAGTCGTCCTTTGTATACCGGTTGGTATGCTGAATTCGGCGAGCTACAAAAATTTAAATCCCGCAAGGTGGATTACGCCACCAATGGTTTTCATTTTGCGGGTTCTACTATGGACTATTCGGGTATTTATCGACAGTTGGCGGTGTTCAACTTGTGGCAAACAGAAAACATCAGCATTGCCGCCATCCATGCACATGTACAAACGTTACAGCAGGCATTTTTGTCACACCTCGAGTCGTTACAACAAACCGTTTTAACCAAAGCTAATTTACTGTTAATAGCGCCTGAACAGCATGGTCACTTTTTGACCTTTGAATTCGAAAAAAACGAGCAAGCCGCATCGTTACATCAGTTTTTAAAATCCCACCATATTGAAACCGATTATCGCGGTACCCGTTTGCGCTTTGGTTTTGCACCCTATCACGAGGTGGCGGATATTAATTTATCCTGTCTGGAAAATTATCATGACTAG
- a CDS encoding DUF2065 domain-containing protein: MTSLAVAFALLLILEGIGPLLFPNRWRKYLQSLAQLPGNQLQQIGGVMVIAGAILLWFLQS; this comes from the coding sequence ATGACTAGTCTGGCAGTGGCCTTTGCATTGTTGTTGATCCTGGAAGGTATTGGCCCCTTATTATTTCCCAACCGTTGGCGGAAATATTTGCAAAGTCTGGCGCAACTGCCGGGTAATCAGTTGCAACAGATTGGCGGTGTTATGGTGATCGCTGGCGCGATTCTGTTGTGGTTTCTGCAAAGCTAA
- a CDS encoding adenylosuccinate synthase — translation MANNVVVLGTQWGDEGKGKVVDLLTDKASYVVRYQGGHNAGHTLVIDGEKTVLHLIPSGILRDNVKCVIGNGVVLSPEALMKEIAMLKERGVPVEERLVISEACPLILPYHVELDKAREQARGNKAIGTTGRGIGPAYEDKVSRRGLRVGDLFCVESFAAKLKEVMEYHNFALQHYYKAEPVSYDKVLQEVLAIADILKSMVVDVTDMLDKARLAGEKIMFEGAQGTLLDIDHGTYPYVTSSNTTVGGVATGAGFGPLNLDYVLGIVKAYTTRVGSGPFPTELDDAVGEHLGVKGHEFGATTGRKRRTGWFDAVAMKRAVQINSISGFCLTKLDVLDGLEELKICVGYKDAEGNIKDVPPMAADGYDAVTPVYESMPGWSDNTFGAKTIDALPQAARDYIKRIEEVTGVPVHIVSTGPDRNETIILTHPYDA, via the coding sequence ATGGCAAATAATGTAGTGGTCCTTGGCACTCAATGGGGTGACGAGGGTAAAGGTAAGGTTGTCGACCTGTTAACAGACAAAGCTTCGTATGTGGTGCGCTATCAAGGCGGTCACAATGCTGGACACACCCTGGTAATCGACGGTGAAAAAACCGTATTGCACTTGATCCCTTCTGGTATTCTACGCGACAACGTAAAATGCGTTATCGGTAATGGCGTAGTATTGAGCCCGGAAGCGTTGATGAAGGAAATTGCCATGCTCAAAGAGCGCGGTGTACCGGTGGAAGAACGTCTGGTGATCAGCGAAGCCTGCCCACTTATTCTGCCTTATCACGTTGAGCTGGATAAAGCCCGCGAACAAGCCCGTGGCAATAAAGCCATCGGCACCACAGGTCGCGGAATTGGCCCTGCCTATGAAGACAAAGTGTCACGCCGTGGCTTGCGTGTGGGTGACTTGTTCTGTGTCGAGAGCTTTGCAGCAAAACTCAAAGAAGTGATGGAATATCACAATTTTGCACTGCAGCATTATTACAAAGCTGAGCCGGTAAGTTACGATAAAGTATTACAAGAAGTGCTGGCCATTGCAGATATCTTGAAATCTATGGTTGTAGATGTCACCGACATGCTGGACAAAGCCCGTCTGGCAGGTGAAAAGATTATGTTCGAAGGGGCTCAGGGTACCTTGTTAGATATCGACCACGGTACTTATCCTTACGTAACTTCATCCAACACCACCGTTGGTGGCGTGGCGACAGGTGCTGGCTTCGGTCCGCTGAATCTGGATTACGTGTTGGGTATTGTAAAAGCCTACACAACACGTGTGGGTTCCGGTCCTTTCCCTACTGAATTAGACGATGCAGTGGGCGAACACCTTGGTGTTAAAGGTCACGAGTTCGGTGCCACCACGGGCCGTAAACGCCGCACTGGGTGGTTTGACGCCGTAGCAATGAAGCGCGCCGTGCAAATTAACTCTATTTCTGGATTCTGTCTGACCAAATTGGACGTTCTGGATGGCTTGGAAGAACTAAAAATTTGCGTCGGTTATAAAGATGCCGAGGGTAACATCAAAGATGTACCGCCCATGGCCGCAGACGGCTACGATGCCGTTACACCTGTTTACGAGTCGATGCCAGGTTGGAGCGACAATACCTTTGGTGCTAAAACTATCGATGCACTACCGCAAGCTGCGCGAGACTATATTAAGCGCATCGAAGAGGTGACTGGCGTACCAGTGCATATAGTGTCTACAGGACCTGATAGAAACGAAACTATCATTCTGACTCATCCTTATGATGCCTGA
- a CDS encoding aldehyde dehydrogenase family protein — protein MDAKNANSIPDIVTRLRNTYATGKTRSAQWRIQQLQQVKKMTLDNEEKIRAALEADLGKCQQEAWTAEISYISTEVDHTIKHLKKWMKPRKVKTPLVAQPGKSYLQPEPLGVALIIGAWNYPWQLVIAPYVAALSAGNCAILKPSELAENTSRLMAELVPKYLDGDAVAVVEGGVEESTELLKQRFDHILYTGGEAVGKIVMRAAAEHLTPVTLELGGKSPCVVDKSANLDVTVSRIAWCKWMNAGQTCVAPDYILVDESIKEAFIEKLQAKITDFYGEQPADSKDYARIINTRHWARIMGLLDGQNVITGGEGDEQTRYIAPTLVLEPDPESTLMQQEIFGPVLPILTYRKTEEAVHFINQRSKPLAMYVFSKDKLVTHAVLHQTSAGNVCVNDGMMFMTNQDLPFGGVGTSGMGSYCGQAGFDTFSHLKAVMERSFALDVDIRYPPYTEKKLKMLKMMV, from the coding sequence ATGGACGCGAAAAACGCAAATAGTATTCCCGACATAGTGACCCGCTTGCGCAACACCTATGCCACCGGGAAAACGCGATCCGCACAGTGGCGTATTCAGCAGCTTCAGCAAGTTAAAAAAATGACGCTGGATAATGAAGAAAAAATCAGAGCTGCACTTGAGGCGGATCTCGGAAAGTGTCAACAAGAAGCCTGGACAGCTGAAATTTCTTATATCAGCACTGAAGTCGACCATACCATTAAGCATCTGAAAAAGTGGATGAAACCCCGTAAGGTGAAAACACCTTTAGTCGCGCAACCGGGAAAAAGCTATCTGCAACCGGAACCACTGGGCGTGGCACTGATTATCGGTGCCTGGAATTATCCCTGGCAATTGGTGATTGCGCCTTATGTTGCAGCCTTGTCAGCGGGCAATTGTGCCATCTTAAAACCCTCTGAACTGGCGGAAAACACCTCGCGTTTGATGGCGGAACTGGTACCCAAGTATCTGGATGGTGACGCCGTTGCCGTGGTTGAAGGGGGGGTAGAAGAGTCCACAGAGCTATTAAAACAGCGCTTTGATCATATTTTGTATACCGGTGGTGAGGCCGTAGGTAAGATTGTTATGCGCGCTGCGGCGGAGCATCTTACACCCGTTACATTAGAGTTAGGGGGCAAAAGCCCTTGCGTGGTAGACAAAAGTGCTAATTTGGATGTTACCGTATCCAGAATCGCTTGGTGTAAATGGATGAATGCCGGTCAAACCTGTGTCGCGCCAGACTATATTTTGGTGGATGAGAGCATCAAAGAGGCTTTTATAGAAAAGCTTCAGGCAAAAATTACCGATTTTTACGGCGAGCAACCTGCCGACAGTAAAGACTACGCACGCATCATTAATACTCGCCATTGGGCGCGTATTATGGGTTTGTTAGATGGTCAAAATGTGATTACTGGTGGAGAGGGTGATGAGCAAACACGTTATATCGCTCCAACTCTCGTGCTTGAACCTGACCCCGAGTCTACTCTGATGCAGCAGGAAATATTTGGTCCTGTTTTACCCATTTTGACCTATCGCAAAACTGAAGAGGCTGTTCACTTTATTAATCAGCGCTCTAAGCCATTGGCCATGTATGTGTTTAGCAAAGATAAACTGGTTACTCATGCAGTGCTGCATCAGACAAGCGCCGGTAATGTCTGTGTCAATGATGGTATGATGTTCATGACCAATCAGGATCTGCCTTTTGGCGGTGTTGGCACCAGCGGCATGGGCAGCTATTGCGGTCAGGCAGGTTTTGATACCTTTAGCCACTTAAAAGCGGTGATGGAGCGCAGTTTCGCCCTGGATGTGGACATTCGCTATCCACCCTACACTGAGAAAAAGCTTAAAATGTTGAAAATGATGGTGTAG